The genomic region TGCATTTAAGCATTAAAGCATGCATATACTGcacagtatatataatatacaataagtgtatacatatgtgtatatactgtatatcatatACACATATCAAACTAACTGTAACTTCCCATCACTTGATATCCTGTGCGACCAAAAGCATATGGCAGCCAATTGtgaaacacagatcatacactacTCTTCATATATATTCAATCAATATGAACTTCAACATCTATTCAACAAGTTGAATTTAACATGCCTACAGGTCTCTCCCAGGGGGGTGGCTGCGCATCAGAGGTGGTGGAGGGTTAGAATTCACACTACCATGCCTAATGGATAATTTAGCGCGGCACACTTCCTTTGTGTCTGCGCTGAAAGGCGAGACTGTGTCAGGAGTGTGGGAAATCCTGCGAGAAGCTGGCCCCACACATGTGCCGAGAAACTCAGCCTGTATCCATCGAGCTCACCAGCTGTCTGATGAAACCATAGCTGACAGCACACACTGACTATCAGGGCTCTAGTGGATAAACAAGGACATTAGGGCTGTCTTTCTCACAGTCCTGTGAACTCATGCTTTCTGCATGCGTCTATACATGTGTACACATGCCCTAATCCTAGGTATCAACAGATGGGAAAATATTTATGAACAAATTGGAGTAGGagacagatatatattttttgttttattaatattttcagtcatatatatatatatatatatatatatatatatatatatatatatatatatatatatatatatatatatatatatatgtaaatctAAATCTATAAAAGAAATGTCCAAACAACAGTTTTCTTAGTTACTAGCCTGCTGCTAGCTATACATTAGTAGGCCTCTAATTGGTACTCCAATTTCTAAGGTTAATTGAAAAGGCTTTGAATAAATGATGTGTAAAAATGAATTATATCTTCATTTCATGATGCAGAATATCTTCTCTACATGAGGAATCAGGAGCAATTTAATACTATGTATTGGGTTTTCCAAGAATACCATGCTACACAATACAACTGCCACTTAGATGTCAAATGTGATGTTGAAAATCTAACCAAAGAACATCTTAATCCATTAATTTCCATTTCAGTGCTAATTCTTTGCAATGTGGCCTTCAAATGCAACCCAAGATTCAGTGTTTGCTGTgagaaatggaaatggaaatgatcTTGGCCATTGAAGTAAAACCAAGTGTGAATGGCTttgcattaattatattaaattacaaATGGACCAGTTTAACTGCTTCTAATGTAACCACATGGGTTTTGTTTGACCATGAAGGAGCAACCGCCAACAACCATGTGTTGGTTATTATTGATATGTGAAGGCTAATAGATTAACGAAAAAACCAAGGCAAGTAATAAATTTACAAATTTATTCATAGTCacaaatgagtaaaaaaaagacatacacACTTAAAAAGTTAACAAATACTGTCAAttagaataatttaataaataaaacttcacTGGAGTTAAGACAAATCAGATATATAGCTCTTCAATATGAAGATAAATGACATGGGTTAATTGATAACCTTGCCCCACCCATAGGGAGGacatacaatacacatacactgatcaaaACCCAACATGAGAAAATGACCTGAAGATACTGGAATGGAAAATACACTCCGACTTTGCGATGGTGAAACTACCATCTGGTTAACATGAGAGAGTCTCAGTGATCAGTGTCTCTACCACGGCCTCCACACAGGTCTGTTCACGCTGATCTCCTGCTTGACCGGAGCCTGGTGGATCTGGGAGCAACGCGGAGACACCTGTAAATCTTTCTGTGCTCTCTGGGCTTCTTGACCGCGGTTGAGATGCTGAAGCGTCACGTCAAGTTTGGAGTTGGCAGACAGGAAGTTCACGGTCTCCCTCCAGCACTGAGAGTAACCGTCACAGTGAGCTTTCTGAGGCGCTGAGATCTGGCTTTGCAGCTGCTGCTTCAGGAAGACGACAGTCATTTCCAGAATGTCAGCTTTCTCCAGCTTGGTGTTGGGGTCTTGCTGGTGGAATTCTTTCTCCAGCATCACCTTAAGCTGCTCGATGCAGCTGTTGATGCGATCACGGCGCATTTTTTCCACCACTGGTTTTCTTagctgaaaaaaaggaaagagaaattcTGTTAGAAACTTGTCCATTTTGTAAAAAAGGAAGACATTTCAAAAGCGATAAAGTTAAGGAGTTACAGCAGTAAAGATACTTACTTTATGTTTTTCCTTGTTGGAAAGCTTTGAGTAGTCAGCAGAAGGCATGCAAGTAGGAGCCATGGTTTCAGAAGGAGAGCTTGTGCTTCTCTGAGGAGAGCGAGTCAGATGTGGTCTGGAGTGAGGATCCCTCTCTGCCCTATTTATAGGACGGCATTAGCATTACAAAGGCATGAGTCCCCGGCAGGATTAGGTTTCCCACACTCAGAGGCCAGTGGGAGAGGCGTTGGTGACAAATCAAATCAAGACATTCAGGCTTCCGTTACTCAATCGATACTTAGTCAATACAAATTATGCTACATCAGAATCTAAAAATCTAATATGTATAGGATGGAagttaaatatttaacattgaaatatttaaaataatattttagtgCATTAGATTCTTTTATAATGTTGCCACACTGCCTGATTTTCACCTGAAGCAGCTATTTACTGACCCATTAAATGATACTCACATTCTTAAAGCAATGCAAACAAATGTTTGATTGGAGATTTAATAGATTTTATGccacattcatgaaaataaaacattttcagtaAATGAAATATACTTCTGTATAAAATTAAGTAGTAATACTTTAGGAATATTTTGGTGGTTATTTGAATACACAGAaaactacagctgtgtgtgtgtgtgtgtgtgtgtgtgtgtgtgtagaaagcCTGCAGCCAAACATTTTCTCATTGGTTAGTAAAGTTAAGGTTCTGTTTAGATGTAGGTGAAGACATTAGATTAATCAAATGCATTCATATTGAAGCCTGTGGTTGTTCCTCAGCAGGACAGTAAGacggactgtgtgtgtgtgtgtgtgtgtgtgtgtgtgtgtgtaaatgtatgcaTTGCACGTCATCTAtggataatataataataataatatttttccaGAGCAGAttccgggtgtgtgtgtttaatgttaaggGTGAGTAAGGTGTAATGTTAACCATGCCGGTAACACCACGAGGGGTTGATGAGGCACGGCGCGTGCAAGACCCCCGTGTTATTAATTACGTTTTAAACGTGACTGGGGGGGTTTGCACGAAACTTTTCGATACGTGATGCAGGAAGGAATGAGAACCAGAGACACGGGTCAGGTTTCAAAGCAAAGACAAGGCCATTACAAGTCGCGGGATCAAAGACGGACGTGAAGTGAAGCGTGGCAAGGAGACTTTACTGCCTCGCGCCTACATGGCGAACTTGTGAGCGCAACATGGCGTCTATGCGCAGGTGTTACAGGCACACTTTTAACACTTTATAGCGGCCCGTGTCGCTTTCCCATCGTGGGAGAGGAAGTAGCTCCAACACAAGACAtcactgctgtgtttttgttctcCTTTAATTATCCGTCGGCGTGGGAAGAAGCCAAGTCTCGTGTTTCTGAGGGTCGTTATTTTGGGTATAAATACAGACTCACGTGCATGCATTGTcaggtttttttggggggtctGTTTTGTTGGCTGTGAAAGAAATGCAAAACGTGGATCAGACACGCGCGAGGACAGAAAATGAAGTAAGTAGAGCAGAAAAGGCTGCAACGAtgatttttgcacattttattttattttttattttttttttgaacattttatgTCGGATCGAAATCAGGGTGCACGTGCACGAAATTCGTTTCACTCGTGCTCACATTCGTGCAACAATTTCTAAGTGTTATGCTGTGCATATGTAATATacaaaatggatttaaaaaattctactgtgcaatttaaaaataaatataaataatgcacCATGTTTTCATGAGCTAAGAATCCTCACAAGGTAACTTGGATTTAACTTGTAAATAATCACAGATGTTATTCACCTATTTTTCAtgtgtagtgcatgtgtgtTCATGCTCacatgaaatacattttttttcacgCGCATAGAGTTCATGTGTTAAAATCTAGAAaacaacaccccccccccccaagtgTCTATATCTCACATAATCACATGTGGTGATTCAAAAACCTGGAATTGCGTGTGAATTGTATGGGATCTTTCTTTTGCAAGTGGcctaattttttccccccacttttCCTTCAGTGTCACAAAGTCCTGGCAGAGAAAATGCGCCGAGATCGAATCAGCACCAGCATCGAGCAGCTAAGGCTGATTTTCTATCCCATCATGCAGATACCTGAAGATCAAGCTCTCGAACTGGAGAAAGCCGACATTTTAGAGATGGCTGTGACGTTGCTCAGGCAGAAGGCGTGTTCGCGCGCAAATTCCAGTTTTGCACGTGGCTTCTCTCAGTGTTTGCACGAAATGCTGCGCCACGTGTCCCTGCACGCTCATCTGCCACCCAAAGACAGAGAAGAAATCAAACGTTTCTATGTGCTGCAGAGGACGAGCCTAAGACTGGGCTCCGTGTTTCCGAATCACAGACATTTTGCTCACAGATCACCGAAACGAACAGCATCCAGGAACCGAGTGGCTCTGTGGAGACCATGGAAGAAAAACTGACTTGGTGCGCAGTCCAGCCTCCTATTTATCACTTCATATCTTATAGCAATATAGTGTTTTTGTCGTGGTTGCTTTGTAATTTTGTGCAACATTTGCATGTACTAGAACCACTTTAGTTGTATTTGTTACTTCATTTGTCTACTGTGTATGCAACAGGTTCTCATCCCTGGTCCTAGTGTAGCTCTTGCATGTTTTAATGATTTCTCTGCTCTAAGCATaccctcttcatcctcatcagcCCTTCCTGAGGTGAATCTGGTGTGTTCGAGCTCTAAAATATGCAGATACTCCAAGACCAGAGTTAGGACTCTGTGCTGTGCGGCAAACAAAGTGTccgttttttattatttaatgttattattgtCTTTTGTGAAGGCGTGTGTGTTATGACTCGGACTATTGAATTCAGCATGGATCGCTTTTATTTTGGTGTCATGTTGTAATTGAAATCACTTAATAAACATTCCCTGTATTTAAGTTAATTTTTGTCTCTAattctttgtctgtgttatattgttatatacaCTAAATATGGACATtcatcagactttttttttatccaaataCATAAGAAGAATAGAAGAAAATGTACCTTTCCTTATAGGCTACCTTTAGTTTCATTTATACCTAAGCATGTTATTTAGTAattactgaattattattagGATATGTATGTAATTAGGACCCATATGCAGTTCCCGATAGCTAAACTGAGCTATCACTGGCCAGACTGTTAAATATAGATCAATTAGTATGTTATAATAATTCTGTTATTTCCATAGGCTCATTCAAAGATCTTTACCAGTGAGTTCACGTCCAATTATTTATTCTCTTTCCACAATAACCATCAGTACAATCAAATACATTGATGCAATGCCATGTACTTCAAACGTTGTGTTCAGTTACACCATAttattacaaaaatacaaaccttTAGGAAAGGTTTACATTTATGTTCAGTGGGCAAAACAATAACCACACTGTGGTTATCTTacaagagtgaaagaaaagaaaaattactCATAgagtaaaaaaggaaaaaatataaagcACAATTTGTGTACAAAATAGATTCCCAAGTGGGAAGGAAGATGCCATCATTTCTTAAAACAGAAATGCTTATTAATATAAAGCAAGTAATCTTGCAATAAGTAGATTAACCACATTGTGGTTAGATATTAAAATACATATCGCATCTATATAAACTAGTGAAAACTCATAGAGTATAAAATATCAACATAAATCACATTTTTAAGATTACCAGATGAATGCCATCATTTCTTAAAACagaaatgtatattatatacagcAAACAATCTAAGCTTTTAATGGGCAGACTAATATATAACAGCGTTTTAgccataaaacaataataaactgttaaagtTTTAACTACTCAGTTATACTCTTACTCAaaggttaattaaaaaaaagcttagaGTCTTGATCTTCTCTTCTCCAGGGCCTCCAGAGGGAGCTCTTAACTGAACTCTTCTCTTTGCTGATGATCTGCTGCTCTGTAGAGCTCAGCTGAACCACAACACTTTCCCTCCTGTTCTCGTCTGAAGATGGCTGCAGATTCTGGAAGTGGTTCAGCAGTTTTCTCTGGCTCTGTGTCTTCACCTCTTCTttagacaggaagtgaacaATGTCATGGACACATCTGGAGAAGCCTTGATTGGCAGCTGctggatgctgctgctgctgctgcttttgtcTCAGGAAGCTGACTGTCATCTCCAGGATATCTGCTTTCTCCAGTTTGGAGTCAGGCTGCTGGTTGAGGAACTCTGGAGCCAGGAGAGACTTCAGCTGCTCAATGCTGCTGTTGATACGATCTCTGCGCATCTTCTCCACCATCGGCTTCCTCAGCTGTGAATAACAAAGAGAGAACATTTAGTCGTCTTGAACTATGAAGAGTTATTGAGTAGAAAgcaggtcattataaacactgaaatgaaGCAGGATCTTAATTTACCTTGTTGTTCAGAGGTAGGTGCTCGTTTGAGATGTTCAGTGCTGAAGTGATGGTTGGTGCCATGgctgtgtctctgtgctgtAGATCTCTCTGTGTAGAGTGGGTCTGATTTGTACTGGCTGCAGCTCCTCTATTTATACTCCCAAATCTCCATATGAATGTGTGGGTCTTGGGCTTGTTGGAGGTTCTCACAGTTTGGAGCCAATGGGAGAGCTTGGACACACAATGAGGAATGTAGGGCTGCCACATGCTCAGTGTTCTTCTAGCAGAGGACAATATCCATGTCTCAGGGGAGCAGGTGGAGGGGtggggtgatggagatggaccCATAGAGAACATTGAGTAAATCTGGGAAAGTGGTGACCCTGTAAAGAGAGCAGATCTGCTGCCTGATGTTGGGATCAGTGTCACTGACAGAGCACACGCTCATCATTACTGCTCACACGTGCCACcttgtttattttaatcactTTATTTGGATGTAAATATCAAGACATTTATATATTAAGACAGCTTGTTTGGTGGACATTCTACCAACCTAAtgatacacacaataaaaatgtggtgttatttaataaacaaatataattattgatatggtgaagcttttTGTAAGGAGATATTTATTGGATgtttatggaaagagtctccggtgtcagcactttgtaataGTTAGAGATAAAGAGCGTTATAGTTTATACAGTAATACAGGTTCACTTGGTTTCATTGCATAGTCTTATTGATATAATCTCCAGCCCATGATTAATTACGCTCCTCTTACACCACGATCTATCACATTTTATTCCGTATTTATTCATCTCTTATAACTATGTGTATTTCTAAATCAGTTGTAAAACTCCATTACATTCTTTAGCACCTATAAAGATACACCTGTGATCTTTGTGGCCCAGTTCTACCTCTGAAATGACTTGAAAGCTTCCCTATATAAACTTTCCCAGGCAAAAGACACGAGCTCAGTGTAGAAAAGATTTTccttcagaaaaagaaaatatgataaataatatCAGGTTGAGAGGTCTCCGTATGTTACATATTTCACACAGTCTGgcccagacacacactcacacacttacacacacagctgttcatCAGTAGTAAGCTGAGTACGCCCCAGTCACACATCCCTCGTCTGCTCCGAGCTGGTGGGAGTCACAGAGGCACACGGCTTCCCACACTTCAGCATTCATCACGTTAAATCCCTCACACAATAGAAGTGTGTCCGCTCTCACAGGCTACCAGAGTGAGGGATCGGAACCAAAATGAACTGTAACTAAACTCCTTGAATATTCCTGTACAGGCCAATGTAGATTACAGTTCTGTAAGTCAGGCTTTCTATAAATGTACACTTACAGAACATGACGGCCATAAGGAAAATTTTATCTAGTGAATAACATGAAGGTGACATCCATTACGTAATGGTAATTGTAATTAATTCTTTTGCTCTAAATTGATATACGAAATATTGCTTACGAAAATCTACATTCAGTCCTTATCACTAATCACAGTGTGGGAACATGGGAAAATCTGGATGCTCATGCCCCTAGTCATTTTCCCACACTGGAGTAAGTGTGACCCCGATGCCAGATGGCAGAGAAGAGAACGTCCCACCTGTCCACTGAAGTGTCCCATCATAGTCCCACTAACCAAAGACCTATCAGCAGACTATTGTTTAATTTCGGATGCTCTCATTGGCTGATCCCAGACAAACGTCTGTATAAATACCAGCACGATCGGGAGATACAAGCCAGATTCGAACTGAACCTCAACCGGGCCTGTGCTCTAAGAAGAACTGGTCTTGACTCTCAAGCTCCGACGCTAACATCAAACATGCCTGCCTACGTGGACATCACACCTCAGGACAACGTTCATCATGCCAGGTACTTTCAAAcagattctgtttttttttttcacattgaacatacagaaaaaaatcatagCGTCTGCTTGAATTTAGAAGTAAACATCAGCGATATATATTCAATTGTTTCAGAAGCTAATTGAAAATACAATATACATCCATGTATACAGTTTTCTCAAAATACAATGTTATAATTGTTCCATGAGGCATAAATGTGctgtttattataaataaataaatatagcatAGGAAATTAAGCACTTGGGGGCATGCTATTACAGGAAAGTAATCAACAATACCATAGTATTTTAAGGCCTGACCCAATGCAAAGCACCATAAAGTTAACTATTTTCCTATCAGAGGATGCCTGgaagtgatttattcctcttatatcaccACAATTTGACAgtctttaacatttttaaaaattaaataaagaagaaacaGTCATATTTCTTGAAATccatttttagtttaatttaacaTCCAAAAAACTTCCTTAAAATAATATAGATATAGCACACTGTTATAAAACTTAATCAagaccatctgaccaatcagaacccagCATTCATCAGcgatattatataaaatgaagacgttattattatgttaattATTAATACGTTATTATTACAGTACACAGTCATACCAGTATGTCAGCAAACTATATTTTGCAGATTCGAAGCAGTTTGTTGATGTATActccatttattttttgcaggTGTAAACTCCACAGCTTGGAAAGGAAGTGTTTCAGCAAGGTGGAGAAACTGAAGTCGTCACTGGAAGAACACCTCTATAACGGCATCCCCACTTCTGATCTTCTGGAGAAGACGGTGTCCTTCTTCACCATGAAGAAGGCCTTGGTTTTCCATAACGGCTACTCCAGGTGTACCCGGGATATTCTCCGACTTTGCCCGTCCCCGACTGAAGATGTAACTCCACTGTTTTTTGAACAGTAGAGCTATGAGGATGTCAGCACTTCTTCAGAGACGCTCTTGAGCTACCTCAACTCCGGATGAAAAAATTGCACTTTCACTCCGGATGACCCTGAGCCTATAAGCTGAATAGTATCTTGCCTGTGGAGATTATAAgcaacaaaaaatgtatatattccacaattacagtatatgtaatattgTGGAATAAGTTAAAGGATGCAGTTTATGCATTCAGCTATGTTTTAAAGTTATATTCTTTCGCTCTCATTGAGAGATGTTACTCAGTTATATTTAGGATGAATAATGAGCGTGTTTTCTGATGGAGGACACGGTTCACtctaaaagaaaaatgttgaaTTAATTTCTAAAGATACAGTGTATCATATGAATGACAATATTTTGTTGAATTTTTATAATCAGTCGAttgttatttgcatatttgttcttatgaaataaatatgttttttaccTTTA from Hemibagrus wyckioides isolate EC202008001 linkage group LG21, SWU_Hwy_1.0, whole genome shotgun sequence harbors:
- the LOC131342700 gene encoding transcription factor HES-5-like; translation: MAPTCMPSADYSKLSNKEKHKLRKPVVEKMRRDRINSCIEQLKVMLEKEFHQQDPNTKLEKADILEMTVVFLKQQLQSQISAPQKAHCDGYSQCWRETVNFLSANSKLDVTLQHLNRGQEAQRAQKDLQVSPRCSQIHQAPVKQEISVNRPVWRPW
- the LOC131342833 gene encoding transcription factor HES-5-like, producing MQNVDQTRARTENECHKVLAEKMRRDRISTSIEQLRLIFYPIMQIPEDQALELEKADILEMAVTLLRQKACSRANSSFARGFSQCLHEMLRHVSLHAHLPPKDREEIKRFYVLQRTSLRLGSVFPNHRHFAHRSPKRTASRNRVALWRPWKKN
- the LOC131342661 gene encoding transcription factor HES-5-like — encoded protein: MWQPYIPHCVSKLSHWLQTVRTSNKPKTHTFIWRFGSINRGAAASTNQTHSTQRDLQHRDTAMAPTITSALNISNEHLPLNNKLRKPMVEKMRRDRINSSIEQLKSLLAPEFLNQQPDSKLEKADILEMTVSFLRQKQQQQQHPAAANQGFSRCVHDIVHFLSKEEVKTQSQRKLLNHFQNLQPSSDENRRESVVVQLSSTEQQIISKEKSSVKSSLWRPWRREDQDSKLFFN